The following nucleotide sequence is from Primulina tabacum isolate GXHZ01 chromosome 2, ASM2559414v2, whole genome shotgun sequence.
CTTAACTAAGAAACTGCCCGGGAACTTCGAAGATCTCTTATCCAGAGCAGAGAAGTACAACAATATGGAAGAGGCGCAGAACCAGAAGAGAGAGGCTTTGAAGAGATCGAGAGGAGACCGGGTTGTGAAGCTCGAGGAGAGAGCTCATAAGAAAAGCGGTCCGGGACATTTTTCTCATGTCCCTTTGAGGATCACCCGGGATCGAGAAATCCAGGAGTGTAGTTCAGATATAGCCCCGCTTCCTAGTCCGGTGGGAAGAGCATCAAGACCCGAGAATAAAGGGTTATGTACCCTTCATAAAGAGTGTTCTCACAGTACGCATGAGTGCCGAACTCTGAGGAAGGGGTCTAGTCAGCGTCCCATGCCAGTCTCTCATCCTCCCCGGGATAAGTCTAGACAGCCACCTTGGTTGTCTCGACGTCCCGGACAAGACACTCCTCATAAATCATCAGATATCCCGAGTGGAAGCGAAAGAGCAGAAGGGAGTTCCCGGGAGGAAAGGAATAGACAAGTTGGAAGGAAGGACCCTTCCTCGAGCCGAGAggtaataaaaatgatttcgGGAGGGTCAACAGATGGTGATTCCAACCGGGCCTGGAAAGTGAGGAGTAGGAGGGAATGCTTGGAAGTTGATGGAAATAGGAGGGACGGGCCGGTTATTAGCTTTGGCCCAGAAGACCTCATGGGAGTTAGTCTACCCCACAATGACGCTCTTGTCATCCAGGCCCGAGTGGCtaattatgatgtgttgagGGTATTCGTTGACAATGGCAGCTCTGTCAATGTCATCTTTAAGGAAGCATTGGTCGAGATGGATTTACATGAGTATCAATTAGAGGCGGTTGAGACTGCCTTGTTTGGCTTTGCTGGTCATGCTGTGTACCCCGATGGGGAAATCACCCTGCCCCTGACCCTGGGCACTGGAGACTTGAGGAAGACTGTGATGACTGTTTTTACCGTGGTGGATGCCCCGTcctcatataatatcatattgGGAAGACCAGCTATGAATGAGATGAGAGCTGTGGCCTCCATTATCACCAGAAAATTAAATTTCCAGTTCGAGGACAGGTCGAGAAGTCAAGGGGGATCAACCCTCTTCTCGGAGGTGTTATGGGGAGGCCGTCCGGGTAGACCAGAAAAAGGCAAGGAGGGAAGGGAAGGAGAAGGAATGTCTAGAGGAAGGGGCCAAGGAGAGAGAGGTGCATTTTGTCGCTGAAGAAGAGCAGGAAGTGGTGAAAATTGAGCCAGGGAAACATGTCCGGGTGGCCCGAGAGATCACGCGTCCACCCGGATAAATCTCTTGCAAtgtttaaaaactaacattAATGTTTTCGCCTGGTCTCAACAGGAATTGACCGGGATCTAACCTCGAGTGGCCGAGCATAAATTGAATATCCTCCCGGGATGCCGGCCTGTGAAGCAAAAAAAGAGGCATTTTGGCcctgaaaaagataaaataattgAAGAGCAAATGTGAGAGTTGCTAAGGGTCGGACATATCAGGGAAGTCCAATTCCATACATGGCTATCAAATGTGGTCCTCGTCCCAAAATCCACTGGGAAATGGAGAATGTGTGTTGATTTCAGGGACCTGAATAAAGCCTGTCCCAAAGACTGCTATCCACTTCCTCGGATTGATCAGCTGGTAGATTCCACTTCTGGATGCGAGTTATTAAGCTTTCTGGATGTATATAAGGGGTATCACCAAATCCCCTTAgctctggaagatcaagataaagccaGTTTTATGACATCCGTGGGTACCTTCTGCTATGTtgttatgccttttggattgAAAAATACAGGGGCCACATACCAACGATTGATGAATTTTGTCTTCCAAAAGCAAATAGGTTGGAATATTGAGGTGTATGTAGATGACATTCTAATCAAGACCCAAGAAATCTCCCACTTTATTGATGATCTAGCTGAAACTTTCACCACTTTGAAACAGTACGGAATAAAGCTCAACCCGGGCAAATGTGTGTTCGGAGTCAGAAGCGGTAAATTCTTGGGTTTCTTGGTAACTAACAGGGGAATCGAAGTCAATcctgaaaaaatcaaagcaataatggaCATGCCTTCTCCCCAATCTGTCCGAGATGTGCAAAAGTTAACTGGGAAGATTGCTGCCCTGTCACGCTTCATCTCCCGATCTGCCCATCGGAGTTATCCATTTTTCCAAGTCCTGAGAAAAGCGCAAAAATTCGGCTGGAACGACAAATTTGAACAAGCTTTTCAAGACTTAAAGAAACACTTGGCTGAATTTCCTATTTTGGCCAAGCCCGAGTCCGGGGAAAAATTATGGGTCTACCTCTCCGCCACTGAATTTACTGTTAGCTCTGTACTTGTCCGGGAAGAAGGAGCCGATCAAAACCGATATATTATGTCAGTCACGCCCTTCGAAGAGCAGAATTAAAATACAGTGAGTTGGAAAAAGTGGCATTGGCCCTGGTAATGACTGCTCGGAAGTTGAGGCCTTATTTTCTCTCACATCCCATTGTGGTCTTCATTAATTCCCTACTCGGGAGGATCATGACCCATGCCGAGGTCTCCGGAAGAATGGTTAAATGGACTGTGAAACTCGGGGAGTATGACATTGAATACAAACCCCAAGCTGCTATAAAAGCCCAGGCATTGACAGATTTTTTAATAGAAATGATTCAACCAGTAGAAGAAGAGGTCTGGAGGGTGTTTGTTGACGGTGCATCAAATTTATCAGGATGTAGTGTGGGAGTGGTCCTGGTTTCCCCGTCAAGAGAAAAAATCAAGTTGGCTTTGAGAATTGATTCCAGGGTCACCAATAACGAAGCGGAGTATGAGACTGTTCTGGCAGGATTGCAGGCTGCCCGGGAAGTTGGTGCTTCCCGGGTCATTATTTATTCTGACTCCTAGTTGGTTATACAGCAGATAAAGGGAACATGTGAGGCCAAGAATGAAAAAATGCTCAAATATTTAGGGCTCATCACTGCCCGGGCAGCGTCTCTGACCGACTGGAGTATCGAGCAAATTCCACAGGAAGAAAATGCAGAAGCTGACACCTTAGCCAAATTGGCTGCTTCCATGACAAGAATAAGCACCCGGGAAGTTCTCTGTTTTACCCGGCTGGTGCTCTCTACTGATGAAAAAGAACCCCCAGTCCGGAAAAACTCATTGATGACCCCTATTGTTGATTATATAATCCAGGGCAAGCTCCCAGAAGATCGAGCCCAGGCTGCAAAAATTAAGAAACAAGCGCCCATGTTCGTCTTTTTGAGTGATGTTTTATACAGACGATCATATCAAGGCCCATTACTCAAGTGCTTATCAGAAGAAGAGGTAGAGTATGTCCTCCGGGAAATACACGAAGGATGCTGTGGTGAACACCTCGGTGGGATTGCTTTGTCTCGAAAAGCCATCTTGGCCGGATTCTGGTGGCCCCAAATGAATCAAGATGCTGCCCGACTTGTTCAAAAATGTCAGGGTTGTCAACACCATTCTAATTTTCATCATCGCCCAGCTACTAGTATGCAACCAATCTCCGCATCATGCCCTTTTGACCAATGAGTTTTGGATATCGTAGGGTCCTTTTCCCATAGCCCGAGCACAGAAAAAATTCCTTCTTGTTTCTGTGGATTATTTCtctaagtgggtagaggccAAGCCATTAGCCAAGATTACTGAGGATGAAGTCAtgaaatttctttggaaaaaTATCGTTTGCAGATATGGCGTCCCAATGAAATTAATTTCAGATAATGGAAGgcaattccagggaaagaaGATCACCTCCTGGTGTCAAGAAATGAAGATTATTCAATCCTTCACCTCAGTAGCTTACCCTCAGGCTAATGGCCAGACTGAAGTGACTAACAGGATCATTGTGCAAGCATTGAAAGCCCGACTCCATGGAAAATGAAAAGATTGGGTGGAAGAATTACCGAGTGTCTTATGGGCATACCGAACTACGCCTCGATCATCTACTCGGGGAAACACCCTACAGCCTTGTCTATGGTTCAGAAGCAGTCATGCCGGTGGAGATTGGACAATCTTCTACTCGGATAGAATCTTATCCGAGCAACAATGATCAATCTCGGGCCATTGAACTTGATTTAGTGGAAGAAAGAAGAGATCGAGAAGccattcgaatggaagcttatCGCAGCCGGGTGGTGAAGTCCTACAACAAGCATGTTTGGCCACGAAATTTTCTGGTTGGGGACTTGGTCATGAAGAAGATCAAGCCCGTAGGTGATGTGGGAAAATTAAAAGCCCGTTGGAAAGGACTCTTCAAAATAATTCGAAGAGTCAGCTCAGGTGCAGCTTACTATCTTGAAGATTCTCAGGGACACACTATCAAGAGGCCATGGAATGCTTTCCATTTaaagaaatattatgtttaaaagcacgtgtatctattgtttcttcATCAAATAAAGAAATGGTTCAGGGAAATATCTACTAAGCTCAGGGACCCGTACCTtggcccggggacccgcacCCCGGTCATCTACTaagcccagggacccgtaccttgGCCCGGAGGatccgtaccccggttatatcCTAAGCCCAAGGACCCGTACCTTGGCCCGGGGATCCGCACCCTGGTTCTCTACAAAGACCAAGGACCCGTACCTTGGCTCGGGGACCCGCACCCCGGTCATCTACTaagcccagggacccgtaccctagcccggaggacccgtaccccggttacaTCCTAAGCCCAAGGACCCGTACCTTGGTCCGGGGATCCGCACCCTGGTTCTCTACGAAGACCAAGGACCCGTACCTtggcccggggacccgcaccctggtcATCTACTaagcccagggacccgtaccctggctcgaaggacccgtaccccggttatatcCTAAGCCcaaggacccgtaccccggttatatcCTAAGCCCAAGGACCCGTACCTTGGCCCGGGGATCCGCACCCTGGTTCTCTACAAAGACCAAGGACCCGTACTTTGGTccggggacccgtaccctggcccagggacccgcaccctggtaTCTAAGCCCAAGGACCCGTACCTTGGCCCGGGGATCCGCACCCTGGTTCTCTACAAAGACCAAGGACCTGTACCTTGGCCCGGGGACCTGTACCCTGGTTATCTATCAAACCCAATGAACCATCCCGGGGACCTGTACCCTGGTTATCTATCAAACCCAATGAACCATCCCAGTGACTTGTACCCTGGTCATTTATCAAGACTAATTTCATATTAAACCCCCGGGTTTATGCTTTGTGAAGGTGCACTGGTTAATGACTGATAAAATTCAGAAGGGTTATTACCGAATTCAAGTCAATTTTACATCCATGGAAATATTTTGAAGCAACTATCAAATGTGATAACGAAATATTCCATTGAAAGAGAAGATATTTACAAGGTGCCCGGAAGCCCGggaattaaaaaaacaaaaaccaaaACTACAGAAATTCTAATCTACTGAGGAGCTTGTTCATCCTGCCTCTTATTCTCTACTTCATCATCCGGGAGGGATGCAACAGCCTTCTCTAAGTCCGGGAAGTCCTCCCGGTCAGCTGGGACCAAGCCCGCCTCTTCAAACTGCTCCAGGCACTTGTTGAAACCCTGTTCGAAATAGGGGAAAGCTTTGTCAGCCACCATCTTCTTGAACTCAGGGGACTTCAAAAAATTTGTCATCTGTTCCTCCTGGGCAGTCCTCAGAAGGCTTACAGCAGCCTGAAAATCTTCAGCTCAGACTCGGGAGGACTCCGCCTCTGCCCTAGTTGCCGTTGCCTCTGCCCGGGCCTCAGTTAGTTCTGCCCGGGTCAAGTCCACCTGTTGCTGCCAAACAGCCCTCTCCCGGGCCAGAACGTGCTCATGAAGCTCATTCAGCCGGCCTATCTCCTCTTGGAGTTTGGCGTGTGTTTCCCGGGCAGTCTGGGCCTGGGCATTGGCCCCCTTCGCAGCCTGAGCCACTCGCTCAAAAGCAGCCACGAGCATCTGCAAGCCCTGTAAACATGCAAAGTTAGAAAAATTG
It contains:
- the LOC142537778 gene encoding uncharacterized protein LOC142537778 produces the protein MTARKLRPYFLSHPIVVFINSLLGRIMTHAEVSGRMVKWTVKLGEYDIEYKPQAAIKAQALTDFLIEMIQPVEEEVWRVFVDGASNLSGCSVGVVLVSPSREKIKLALRIDSRVTNNEAEYETVLAGLQAAREIKGTCEAKNEKMLKYLGLITARAASLTDWSIEQIPQEENAEADTLAKLAASMTRISTREVLCFTRLVLSTDEKEPPVRKNSLMTPIVDYIIQGKLPEDRAQAAKIKKQAPMFVFLSDVLYRRSYQGPLLKCLSEEEVEYVLREIHEGCCGEHLGGIALSRKAILAGFWWPQMNQDAARLVQKCQGCQHHSNFHHRPATSMQPISASCPFDQ
- the LOC142537779 gene encoding uncharacterized protein LOC142537779 is translated as MENEKIGWKNYRVSYGHTELRLDHLLGETPYSLVYGSEAVMPVEIGQSSTRIESYPSNNDQSRAIELDLVEERRDREAIRMEAYRSRVVKSYNKHVWPRNFLVGDLVMKKIKPVGDVGKLKARWKGLFKIIRRVSSGAAYYLEDSQGHTIKRPWNAFHLKKYYV